Proteins from a genomic interval of Calypte anna isolate BGI_N300 chromosome 6, bCalAnn1_v1.p, whole genome shotgun sequence:
- the AVPI1 gene encoding arginine vasopressin-induced protein 1 — MGTPASVVSDPPGRAAPAARSRKRASANIFQGVGLPELRGLFRSGGAERPEELARLVWRYAGQRRMARALRRLRRRRRPTEPGAGMAALRRFGRLRITEKEPEGSHGAETPSGSI; from the exons ATGGGCACACCGGCCTCGGTGGTGAGCGACCCTCCGGGGCGAGCAGCGCCCGCGGCCCGCAGCCGCAAGCGGGCCTCGGCCAACATCTTCCAGGGCGTGGGGCTACCGGAGCTGCGGGGCCTCTTCCGGAGCGGCGGGGCCGAGCGGCCCGAGGAACTTGCCCGCCTCGTCTGGCGGTACGCGGGGCAGCGGCGCATGGCGCGGGCCCTACGGCGGctccggcggcggcggcggccgacAGAGCCCGGCGCCGGGATGGCGGCTCTGCGGCGCTTCGGCCGCCTGCG GATCACGGAGAAGGAGCCGGAGGGCAGCCACGGGGCTGAGACGCCCTCGGGGTCCATATAA
- the MORN4 gene encoding MORN repeat-containing protein 4 isoform X1 has protein sequence MSRSAHPPCQSWEHHSSCLVLLEAVAMTLTKGSFTYSSGEEYRGEWKEGRRHGIGQLTFADGTSYVGHFENGLFHGCGVLSFSDGSRYEGEFMQGKFNGVGVFTRCDNMTFEGEFKGGRVYGFGLLTFPDGSHGVPRNEGFFENNKLLRREKCSAIIQRAQGASKSAHNLSA, from the exons ATGAGCAGGTCTGCCCATCCTCCATGCCAGAGCTGGGAACACCACAG CTCTTGTCTTGTACTGCTGGAGGCTGTCGCCATGACCCTCACCAAAGGCTCCTTTACCTACTCCAGTGGCGAGGAGTACCGTGGCGAGTGGAAGGAAG GTCGCAGGCATGGCATCGGGCAGCTGACATTTGCTGATGGCACCTCTTATGTGGGGCACTTTGAGAATGGGCTCTTCCATGGCTGTGGCGTGCTCAGCTTCTCTGATGGCTCCAG GTACGAGGGCGAGTTTATGCAGGGCAAGTTCAACGGTGTCGGCGTCTTCACCCGCTGTGACAACATGACCTTTGAGGGAGAGTTCAAAGGCGGGCGTGTGTACGGCTTCG gtCTCTTGACCTTCCCGGATGGCTCCCATGGGGTGCCCCGCAATGAGGGCTTTTTTgagaacaacaagctgctgcGGCGGGAGAAGTGCTCAGCCATTATCCAGAGGGCCCAGGGGGCCTCCAAGTCTGCCCACAACCTTTCAGCGTGA
- the PI4K2A gene encoding LOW QUALITY PROTEIN: phosphatidylinositol 4-kinase type 2-alpha (The sequence of the model RefSeq protein was modified relative to this genomic sequence to represent the inferred CDS: inserted 2 bases in 1 codon) has product MDETSPLVSPERLQAPDYGLPGGAVRAPPPAVPPRPRRRSAATXPSPPASPGGRDRERQPLLERGARGPAAAQAQAQAQTAAQAQAAAAAAQRERNDFPEDPEFAEVVRRAELASERGIFPERISQGSSGSYFVKDPQGKIIGVFKPKNEEPYGQLNPKWTKWLQKLCCPCCFGRDCLVLNQGYLSEAGASLVDQKLELNIVPRTKVVYLASETFNYSAIDRVKSRGKRLALEKVPKVGQRFNRIGLPPKVGSFQLFVEGYKDADYWLRRFEAEPLPENTNRQLLLQFERLVVLDYIIRNTDRGNDNWLIKYDCPLDSVGVRDSDWVVVKEPIIKLAAIDNGLAFPLKHPDSWRAYPFYWAWLPQAKIPFSQEIKDLILPKISDPNFVKDLEEDLYELFKKDPGFDRGQFHKQIAVMRGQILNLTQALKDGKSPLHLVQMPPVIVETARSHQRATSESYTQSFQSRKPFFSWW; this is encoded by the exons ATGGACGAGACTAGCCCGCTGGTGTCTCCGGAGCGGCTGCAGGCCCCCGACTACGGGCTGCCGGGAGGGGCCGTGcgcgccccgccgcccgccgtccccccccgcccccgccgccgtTCCGCCGCCAC GCCTTCGCCTCCCGCCTCACCCGGCGGCCGCGACCGCGAGCGGCAGCCGCTGTTGGAGCGGGGGGCGCGGGGCCCGGCGGCGGCGCAGGCCCAGGCGCAGGCCCAGACGGCGGCGCAGGCccaggcggcggcggcggcggcgcagCGGGAGCGGAACGACTTCCCTGAGGACCCCGAGTTCGCTGAGGTGGTGCGGCGGGCCGAGCTTGCCAGCGAGCGCGGCATCTTCCCCGAGCGCATCTCGCAGGGCTCCAGCGGCAGCTACTTCGTCAAGGACCCGCAGGGG AAAATCATTGGTGTCTTCAAGCCCAAGAATGAGGAGCCTTATGGGCAACTGAACCCCAAGTGGACCAAGTGGCTGCAGAAGTTGTGTTGCCCATGCTGCTTTGGGAGAGACTGCCTCGTCCTCAATCAGGGATACCTGTCAGAGGCGGGTGCCAGCCTGGTGGACCAGAAACTGGAACTCAACATTGTTCCCCGCACAAAG GTGGTGTATCTGGCCAGTGAGACCTTTAACTACAGTGCTATTGACAGGGTGAAGTCCCGGGGGAAGAGGTTGGCCCTGGAGAAGGTGCCGAAGGTCGGACAGCGCTTCAACCGCATTGGTCTGCCTCCCAAG GTGGGCTCCTTCCAGCTCTTTGTGGAAGGCTACAAGGATGCTGACTACTGGCTGCGTCGGTTTGAAGCAGAGCCTCTCCCAGAAAACACCAAccggcagctgctgctgcagtttgaGAGGCTGGTGGTGCTGGACTACATCATCAGGAACACAG ATCGGGGCAATGACAACTGGCTCATCAAGTACGACTGTCCCCTGGACAGTGTGGGTGTGCGG GACAGCGACTGGGTGGTGGTGAAGGAGCCCATCATCAAACTGGCTGCTATAGACAACGGTTTGGCCTTTCCTTTGAAACACCCGGACTCCTGGAGAGCAT ATCCATTCTACTGGGCATGGCTGCCTCAGGCCAAAATCCCCTTCTCACAGGAGATCAAGGACCTGATTCTTCCCAAGATCTCAGACCCCAATTTTGTCAAGGACCTAGAAGAAGATCTGTATGAGCTCTTCAAG AAAGACCCTGGCTTTGACAGGGGACAGTTTCACAAGCAGATTGCTGTCATGAGAGGCCAG ATCCTGAACCTAACTCAAGCACTGAAAGATGGGAAGAGCCCCTTACACCTTGTTCAGATGCCACCTGTGATTGTGGAAACAGCACGTTCTCACCAGCGTGCCACCAGCGAGTCCTACACTCAGAGCTTCCAGAGCCGCAAACCTTTTTTCTCATGGTGGTAG
- the MORN4 gene encoding MORN repeat-containing protein 4 isoform X2, with translation MSLPASSCLVLLEAVAMTLTKGSFTYSSGEEYRGEWKEGRRHGIGQLTFADGTSYVGHFENGLFHGCGVLSFSDGSRYEGEFMQGKFNGVGVFTRCDNMTFEGEFKGGRVYGFGLLTFPDGSHGVPRNEGFFENNKLLRREKCSAIIQRAQGASKSAHNLSA, from the exons ATGTCTCTTCCTGCCAGCTCTTGTCTTGTACTGCTGGAGGCTGTCGCCATGACCCTCACCAAAGGCTCCTTTACCTACTCCAGTGGCGAGGAGTACCGTGGCGAGTGGAAGGAAG GTCGCAGGCATGGCATCGGGCAGCTGACATTTGCTGATGGCACCTCTTATGTGGGGCACTTTGAGAATGGGCTCTTCCATGGCTGTGGCGTGCTCAGCTTCTCTGATGGCTCCAG GTACGAGGGCGAGTTTATGCAGGGCAAGTTCAACGGTGTCGGCGTCTTCACCCGCTGTGACAACATGACCTTTGAGGGAGAGTTCAAAGGCGGGCGTGTGTACGGCTTCG gtCTCTTGACCTTCCCGGATGGCTCCCATGGGGTGCCCCGCAATGAGGGCTTTTTTgagaacaacaagctgctgcGGCGGGAGAAGTGCTCAGCCATTATCCAGAGGGCCCAGGGGGCCTCCAAGTCTGCCCACAACCTTTCAGCGTGA
- the MORN4 gene encoding MORN repeat-containing protein 4 isoform X3 has protein sequence MTLTKGSFTYSSGEEYRGEWKEGRRHGIGQLTFADGTSYVGHFENGLFHGCGVLSFSDGSRYEGEFMQGKFNGVGVFTRCDNMTFEGEFKGGRVYGFGLLTFPDGSHGVPRNEGFFENNKLLRREKCSAIIQRAQGASKSAHNLSA, from the exons ATGACCCTCACCAAAGGCTCCTTTACCTACTCCAGTGGCGAGGAGTACCGTGGCGAGTGGAAGGAAG GTCGCAGGCATGGCATCGGGCAGCTGACATTTGCTGATGGCACCTCTTATGTGGGGCACTTTGAGAATGGGCTCTTCCATGGCTGTGGCGTGCTCAGCTTCTCTGATGGCTCCAG GTACGAGGGCGAGTTTATGCAGGGCAAGTTCAACGGTGTCGGCGTCTTCACCCGCTGTGACAACATGACCTTTGAGGGAGAGTTCAAAGGCGGGCGTGTGTACGGCTTCG gtCTCTTGACCTTCCCGGATGGCTCCCATGGGGTGCCCCGCAATGAGGGCTTTTTTgagaacaacaagctgctgcGGCGGGAGAAGTGCTCAGCCATTATCCAGAGGGCCCAGGGGGCCTCCAAGTCTGCCCACAACCTTTCAGCGTGA
- the HOGA1 gene encoding 4-hydroxy-2-oxoglutarate aldolase, mitochondrial, with product MALGTRFISPLWPVLSSLHWAALGQHRGLSTPPGLGNMLDLGGIFPPLVTPFSPMQEVDYARLEGNLRRYASIPFRGLVVLGSSGEYPYLAPHEKLEVVSCVRRALPRDHLLLAGSGCESTQATIKLIVSMAEAGADVALVVTPCYYRGSVTSAALVQHYTEVADASPLPVVLYSVPANTGLELPLEAVLTLAQHPNIIGIKDSSGDITRMGLMVHKTQEEDFQVLAGSAGFLLASYTMGASGGICALANVLGAPLCQLDRLCREGQWQEARDLQQRLIEPNMAVTHRFGIPGLKKAMEWFGYYGGPCRAPLAPLSSPQVEELRSTFSANGWL from the exons ATGGCTCTCGGCACTCGCTTCATTTCACCCCTCTGGCCTGTCCTGTCATCTCTGCACTGGGCAGCCCTTGGGCAGCAcagggggctcagcacccccccAGGACTGGGAAACATGCTTGACCTTGGGGGCATCTTCCCACCCCTCGTCACCCCCTTCTCACCCATGCAGGAGGTGGACTATGCCCGGCTGGAGGGGAACCTGCGCCGCTACGCCAGCATCCCTTTCAGAG ggctggtggtgctggggtcCAGCGGGGAGTACCCCTACCTGGCACCCCATGAGAAGCTGGAGGTGGTGAGCTGTGTACGCCGGGCTTTGCCTAGGGATCACCTGCTTCTGGCCGGCTCGGGCTGTGAAT CCACCCAGGCCACCATCAAGCTGATAGTCAGcatggcagaggctggggctgACGTGGCGCTGGTTGTGACACCCTGCTACTACCGGGGATCCGTGACCAGTGCTGCCCTGGTCCAGCACTACACAGAG GTTGCCGATGCATCCCCACTCCCTGTGGTGCTCTACAGTGTCCCTGCCAACACTGGCCTGGAGCTGCCCCTGGAAGCTGTCCTCACCCTGGCTCAGCACCCCAACATCATTGGGATCAAGGACAGCAGTGGGGAT ATCACCCGCATGGGGCTGATGGTCCACAAGACACAGGAGGAGGACTTCCAGGTGCTGGCAGGATCAGCAGGCTTCCTGCTGGCCAGCTACACCATGG GTGCTTCTGGGGGGATCTGTGCCCTTGCCAATGTCCTGGGGGCCCCACTGTGCCAGCTGGACCGCCTGTGCCGCGAGGGCCAGTGGCAGGAGGCCCGTGACCTGCAGCAGCGGCTCATTGAGCCCAACATGGCG GTAACCCACCGGTTTGGGATTCCCGGGCTGAAGAAGGCCATGGAGTGGTTCGGCTACTATGGGGGTCCCTGCCGTGCACCTCTGGCCCCGCTGAGCTCCCCCCAGGttgaggagctgaggagcacCTTCAGTGCCAATGGCTGGTTGTGA
- the MARVELD1 gene encoding MARVEL domain-containing protein 1 yields the protein MAPTAPPAVPPPPGPLGRGSLNLHRAYLRSPLGLLRLGQLVLGAAFWVTVAAHRYEGAAHFALFAAVLVWLLTLVLFGLSLLGRWALVPWLGSRWLLTNLVHDLVLGVGLYVAATGIMGYKAKQKSYCSLPGYSQHCLYSAYLSASVCGGITACLYLFSGLYCLSRRCRDQRDII from the coding sequence ATGGCCCCCACGGCTCCCCCGGCAGTGCCGCCGCCCCCGGGGCCACTGGGACGCGGCTCCCTCAATCTGCACCGCGCCTACCTGCGGAGCCCGCTGGGGCTGCTGCGGCTGgggcagctggtgctgggtgctgccttcTGGGTGACGGTGGCAGCTCACAGGTACGAGGGGGCTGCTCACTTTGCCCTCTTCGCCGCTGTCCTGGTCTGGCTTCTCACCCTGGTCCTCTTCGGGCTGAGCCTGCTGGGACGCTGGGCGCTGGTGCCCTGGCTGGGCTCCCGCTGGCTCCTCACCAACCTGGTGCACGACCTGGTGCTGGGCGTCGGGCTCTATGTGGCTGCCACTGGCATCATGGGCTAcaaagccaagcagaaaagCTATTGCAGCCTCCCGGGTTacagccagcactgcctgtACAGTGCCTACCTGAGCGCCTCCGTCTGCGGGGGCATCACTGCCTGCCTGTACCTCTTTTCGGGGCTCTACTGCCTGTCACGGCGCTGCCGGGACCAGCGTGACATCATCTGA